The Paraburkholderia acidiphila DNA window TTCTGGCCCTCGTCGGCCATCCGTTCCGCGATTTCCGCAACCAGTTCGTCCGTGATCGTAATGCTGCTTGACATATCTGCCTCGAGAAAGTGCGAGCCCACCCCGCGTTTCTAGAGATTGTCAGCCAACCACCCCCCGGTTAATCGATGGAAAAGCCGGGTTTAAGGGGGGGTGTTCATGGAATTGCGCTCTTTGCCACGCTTCGCGCCCAACTTCGCGCCGAATTTCGCGTCAAACCGACGCCACTACCCGGACCGGGGCCTGACGCGGCGGGGCTGCGGCTAAGCTCGCCGGTCTCGCGCAGGGATCCCGCCCGGAGCACACGGTTCCCGGGGCTTCGGTCAGGCTGCCAGCGCCTTGCGGATCGCCGCCGAAAGCTCCGCGGGGGCGAACTTGGAGACGTAACCATTCGCGCCCGCGTTGCGCGCGTGCGCCTCGTTGGCGCTGCCCGAAAGCGACGAGTGAATCAACACGGGAAGATGCTTCAAACGCTGATCCGCCTTGATCTTGCGCGTGAGCATGAAGCCGTCCATCTCGGGCATTTCGAGGTCGGTGATGACAAGCGAAACCTTGTCGCGAACCGGAATGCCCTCGTTTTGCGCGTCGGCGGCCATCTGCTGGAGGATCGTCCATGCGGCCTGTCCGTTGTGGGCGATCACGTGCGGCACTTCGAGCGCGGTGAGCGCCTGCCCGATCAGCGCGCGGGCAAAACCCGAGTCGTCGGCGGCAAGAATGCGGCCGCCCGCGAGGCGCACGGCTTCGCCCACGGCGTCGGCGCGCACTTCGGTATGCTGCTCAGGGAAGGCGTCGCGCATGATCTGCTCGACGTCGAGCAACTGTGCAAGGCGCGCGTTCTCGGTGCCCGGATTGATGCGCGCCACGCCCGTCACGTAGCCCGTCGTGCCGCTCGACTCGGCGCTCAGCACCTCGCTCCATTCCAGCCGGACGATGTCCTCCACCTCCTCCACAGCGAGCGCCTGCGTGCCGCGCGAAAACTCGGTCACGAGCAGAATGCCCGGCGGCTTCTCCGAGACAGAGCCGATCATCGAACCGATATCGATCACCGGAATGATCTGGCCACGAATATCCACCGCGCCGGCCAGGTGCTCGGGCGAGCCCGCAATGGGCGTGAGCTCGGGCATGGTCGCGATTTCGCGGATCTTGAAGACGTTGATGCCGTACAGGCCGCGCGCCGCGCCCTTGCGCGCCGAACCCAGGCGAAAGAGGAGCAGTTCGAGGCGGTTATTGCTCGTCAGGGTGGTGCGCTCATCCACGCCATGCTGTTGCACTGATTTCAATTGGTACTCCATAATGTTCTGTTGCGGCCGGCGCGGGGAACCGGTCATCCGGCTTACGGCTGTGCGGCTGCTTTGCGCGTGGCGCCTGAGCTTTCCCCTACTAACGGCACGGGCGCGTCCAGCTTGAACCGGATTACGCGTTTATCCAATGTTTATCTGGTTAACCAGCAGTTGAGTCCCGGCACTTACGCCGTGGAAAGAAACGTCAACGATTGTAAGTGACAGATCGCGAGGAAAAAGGCGGGCATTATTTCGTCATCCGAATTAATGATTCGATTAGACAAATGGCTGCCCGCTCATTGGGCAGCCATCGTGTGGTTAAGCGATCCGGGCTATGCCGCCGGCTTTGAAAATGCCAACGTGCTGGGCCCCGCATACCCCAGCAGCGCCGACACCTCCACCGCACCGCGCGCGATCAGCGCCTTGAAACGCTCCATGCCCGGCACGCCGCGGCTCACCGGCGTGCCCATTACGAGCGCCGCGATCACCGCGCCCGACTCGTCGCGTATCGGCGCGGCGAAGCCCACCACATCGGCGGAGCTTTGCTCGACGGTGACAGCCACGCCGGTCTCGGCCACCTCCTTGAGCAGCGCCTTCAGCTCGCGCTTTTGCGTGCGCGTGGCAGGCGTGTGGGCACGCAACTCGGCAGTGCGGAAATACTCGGTCTGCTGCGCCTCGCTCATCGCGGCCAGCAATACACGCCCCCCGGAGGAGGAAAACAGCTCGCGCCGCTCGCCCATGCCCGCGATGAAGCGGATCGCATTGCGGCTCTCCGCCGACATCACATAGACCATGGAAGGCCGGTCGCTCGCGAGCTGGCCGATCAGGATCGTTTCGCCCGCCTCGAGCGCGAGGCGCTCCATCACAGGGCGTGCGATTTCGGGAAAGCGCCGCTGCGCGACGATGGCCGCACCGAGCTTGAAGGCTTCCACGCCGAGCGCGTATTTGCCGCCGTTATGCGTCAAATAGTGCGCATGCGTGAGCGCGCGCAGCAGCGCGAGCAGGCTTGTCTTCGGCGTGGCGCTCAGGTCCGCGAGTTCGGTGAGCGTGGCGCCCTGCGGATGATCGGCGAGAATGCGCAGCACCTGCACGATGCGCGTAGTGGCCCGCGGCCCGGGCGACGCGGTCGATTCGGTGCCCGGTTCACGGTCTTCGGGGTGGTGCGCCATGGATCGATTGACGGTTGAACGGTGCGAAAAATTATACATGCCGCCCTGCCCCCAAAAGCGATGCGAACCGGCCGCATCGGTATGGCCGGTGCCTGCTCAAACGGCTTCCTCATGCTCGCCGCGCGTAGGCACTCGCGCGCCTGTGCCGATCGCGCCGCTCGCGCACAACGTGTCGATGCGCGCGGCGTCGAGCCCGAGCAGATCGCCGAGCAGCGCGTGCGTGTGTTCGCCGAGCAACGGCGGCGGCACCTCGTATTGCACGGGCGTGGCCGACAAGCGCAGCGGGCTCGCCACGCTCGGCGACGTGCCCGCCAGCGGATGCGCAATGCGGCGCACGGACTCACGCGCGCGTGCATGCTCGGAGCCGAACGCCTGCGCCACGTCGTTGATCGGCCCGCACGGCACGCCGCATGCTTCGAGCGCGCCGGTCCACGCGTCGCGCGTGCGCGTGCGGAACGCCTGTTCGAGCACCGGCAGCAGCAACACGCGATTCACGCTGCGCGCGCTGTTGGTGGCGAAGCGCGGGTCTGCCGCAAGTTCGTTCAGATCCATCGCGCCGCACAGCGAGCGGAACTGGCTGTCGTTGCCGCACGCGAGAATCAGATGACCGTCGCTCGCCGCGAAGGTCTGGTACGGCACGACGTTGGGATGCGCATTGCCAAGGCGCCGCGGCACCTCGCCCGAGCAGAGGTAGTTCATCGACTGGTTCGCGAGCATCGCCAGCTGGCAGTCGAGCAATGCAATGTCGATATGCTGGCCGAGGCCGCTGCGCTGCCGCTCGATCACGGCGGCAAGCACGCCCGTTGTCGCGTACATGCCGGCCATGAGATCCGTGACCGCCACGCCGACTTTTTGCGGACCGCCCCCAGGGGTCTCGTCAGGCTCGCCCGTCACGCTCATGAGCCCGCCCATGCCCTGAATGAGGAAGTCGTATCCGGCGCGGTGCGCGAGCGGCCCGCTCTGACCGAACCCCGTGACCGAGCAGTAGATGAGCGCGGGATTGAGCGCCGCGAGACTTTCATAGTCGAGCCCGTACTTCTTCAGGCCGCCCACCTTGAAGTTCTCCACCAGTACATCGCACTGGCGCGCAAGTTCGCGGATCAGCGCGGCGCCTTCGGGCGCGGCGATGTCCACCGCCATCGAAAGCTTGCCGCGGTTCGCGCACTGGTAGTACGCGCTCTCCACCGTGTCGCGGCCCGCTTCGTCACGCAGATAGGGCGGCCCCCACGCGCGCGTTTCGTCGCCCGGACCGGGCCGTTCGATCTTGATCACCTGCGCGCCGAGATCGGCGAGATTCTGCGTGCACCACGGCCCTGCCAGCACACGGGAAAGATCGAGCACCCGTATGCCTTCCAGAGGGCGGGCGCGCTGTGGCTGCGCTTGCGTTTTCGTTGACTGCGATGGCGATGCTGCTTTCGTCTGCTGCATGTGAAATGACCTCTGCCTGGATTGCGAAACTACACGTTCATGCGCGGCGCGGGCGCAATGTCAGTCGAGCGGCTTGCCCGCCGTTTCGGGCATGCGCCAGTAAGCGAAGAGACTCACGGCCGCACCTGCGCACACATAGGCGAGAAACCAGCCTTCGCGCTGCTGCGATTGCAGCCAGGTCATGAGATACGGCGTGGTGCCGCCGAGCAAGGCCACCACGAGGTTGTACGCAGCGCCAATGCCGATGCCGCGCACGGCGGTCGAGAACAGCTCGGCCATGATCGCGGGCGCAATGGCCGAATAGAGGCCATAAGTCAGCAAGCCGAAGCATTCGACGAGCAGCATCGACGTGATGCTCGGCCCGATCGAGCGCACCACCGGATACAGGAACACGAGATAGGCCGCCGCGAACACCATCAATTGCGGGCGCCGCCCGAAACGATCCGACAACGCGCCGAAAAACGGCTGCGCGAGCATGAAGATGGCAATGCTCAGCGTGCTCGCGAGAAACGCGTCGGCCGGCGTCGCGCCCGCGTGACGGATCGCGTAAATCGGCATGAAGCTGATAAAGAGGTAGAAGCTGAACGCACCCAGCACGCTAATGCCCACGAGGCGCAGGACGGCGGTGCGATGCTGCGTCCATGTCCACCACAGCGAGCGGCGCTCGATGCGGCCCGAACGGCGCAATTGTTCGAACGCATGCGTTTCGCCCACGTTGCGGCGCATCCAGAAGCCCGCGAGCGAGCCGCAGCCGCCAATGAAGAACGGAATGCGCCAGCCCCACGCCACGAGCGCTTCCTTCGGCATCACGTTCGTCATGACGCTGGCAAGCCCGGATGCGAGCAGCAGCCCCGCCGCGATGCTGAAGAACAGGAAGCTGCCATACAACCCGCGGTGTTTCGCGGGCGCGGATTCCGCGAGGAACGTGGTGGCCGCGCCGTACTCGCCGCCGACCGAGAGGCCCTGCACCATGCGCAGCACCGTCATGAGCACCGGCGCGAGCACGCCGATCGTCGCGTAGGTGGGCAACACGGAGATCAGCAGCGAAGAGCCCGCCATCATCATGATCGTGAGCGTGAGCGCAGCGCGCCGCCCAAACCGGTCCGAAAAGCCGCCGATCACCCAGCCGCCCAGCGGCCGCATGAAGAAGCCGACGGCGAACACGGCGAAGGTCGCGAGCAGCGAGGCGGTGTCGTTCTCGGCGGGGAAGAACTGCTTGCTGAAGTAGATCGCGAAGGTCGTGTACACCGACCAGTCGAACCACTCCACCACGTTGCCGACGCTGCCGGCAAATATGACGCTGGCCGTGCGTCGCGGCGCCGCTTCGGCGGCCGCGCCTGCCTGCGCAATTTCGGGGTTGGCGTTCATCCAGCTTGTCTCCTTGATTCCTGTTTTCAGGTTTATTCGAATCGTTCTGGCTGCCGGGCCGGCGAAACCGGTCTCGGGTTCCGAATGTAGCATCGGATTCCGAATACCGAACGACATCGATGCTCGGCGTATACCCTCGAAACACTGAATTTTTAGCCTATTTCTCTTTATAAACAATTGCTTATCACTTCGCCGCAGCGGCTCGATCCTGTTCCGATATTCGAACGCTGTTGCCGATATCGAAACACGATTCTAGAATCGGAACACGATACCGGCGCAACGCGCCATCCCACACTGGAGGAAGACAGGCATGACGACACACGAGGACGCCCAACTGCTCGGACGCGGTTTCTACTGGCAGGAGCTGCAAGCGGGTCAGCGCTTCCGCACGTTCCGGCGCACGGTCACGGAAACCGATCTGGTCAATTTCATCTCGGCTACTGGCATGCTGGAGGCGATCTTCATCGATGCGCATTTCGAGCACGGCGCCATGAGCGGCCGACCCGTGCCGGGCGCGCTCACGAGCGGCCTGATCGAAGGCTTGCTGTTCCAGACCATGGTGCAAGGCACCGGGCTCGCCATGCTCGAGTTCTCGATGAAGGCGCACGCGCCGGTCCTCGTCAACGACACGATTTACGGCGTGGTCGAAGTCGAGGAAGTGAAACCCACTTCGAAACACAATCGCGCCGTGGTCACGAGCCGCGTGGACGTGCGCAATCAGCGCGACGAACTCGTGCTCTCGTACACGGTCAAGCGCATGCTCGCCGGCCGCCCCGAATGAGCGCGCAAGCGCCCGCTGACTTCGCACTGCCAGGAACTGCGCTGTAAAGCGCAGCACGTTATGAACGACCCTTTCGCACTCCGAACGATTCCCCCCGAAGACGAAGCCTTGCGCGCACCGGTGCGCGCATTTCTCGAGCAAGCGCTCAAAGGTATCCCGCCCGCCGTGCGCGCGCGATCGTGGCTCGGTTTCGACGCCAACTTCAGCCGCCAGCTCGCAGCGCAGGGCTGGCTGGGGCTCACGCTGCCGCACGAATATGGCGGCGGCGGCCGCAGTCCGTTCGCGCGCTTCGTGCTCGTCGAAGAACTGCTCGCGGCCGGCGCGCCGGTTTCGGCGCACTGGATCGCCGACCGCCAGAGCGGCCCGCTGATCGCCCGCTACGGCACCGAGGAGCAGAAAGCGTTCTATTTGCCGCGCATCTGCAAGGCCGAGGCGTTTTTCTGCATCGGCATGAGCGAACCGAATGCGGGCTCCGACCTCGCGAGCGTACGCACGCGCGCCGAGCGCACGGCCACCGGCTGGCGCCTGTCGGGCCGCAAGGTCTGGACGACCAACGCGCCGCACTCGCACTTCATGATTGCGCTCGTGCGCACTTCGGGCGCGCCCGAGGACCGTCATCGCGGGCTTTCGCAACTGATCGTCGATTTGTCGCTGCCGGGCGTGCATGTCGCGCCGATCCGCGACCTCGCCGGCGACGCGCACTTCTCCGAAGTCACCTTCGACGATGTCGAATTGCCCGAGAGCGCGCTGATCGGCACCGAAGGCGCGGGCTGGGAACAGGTCACCGCCGAACTGGCGTTCGAGCGCAGCGGCCCGGAGCGCATTTATTCGAGCATCGTGCTGCTGGAAGAATGGGCGCACGCATTGCGCGAAGACGCTCGCGCAACACACACGCCGGTTGGCGAGAGCGAGCGCCGCACGCTCGGCGCATTCGTGACCGAGCTGGCCACGTTGCGCGCGATGTCCGTGGCCGTCACCGGTGCGCTTGCCGACGGTGCGAGCCCCGCCACGCAGGCTGCTCTCGTGAAAGATCTCGGCACCAGCTTCGAGCAGAGCGTGCCCACGCTGATCGGCGATGCGCTCGGCGCGCATCCGCAGCGGGCCGTGACCCGCGAGCTTGCCGATACGCTCGACTACGTGACGAAGATCGCGCCGTCGTACTCGCTGCGCGGCGGCACGCGCGAGATTCTGCGCGGCATGATCGCGCGCGGCCTCGGGCTGCGCTAAACGAACGACGAACAGGGAGAAGAACACCATGGATGACATGCTGACCGAATCGGCGCATCACGTGCTCGAGCGTCACTGCACGCCGCAATTCGTGCGCACCGTGGAGGCGGCGCGCGAGCGCAACGCAGGGCGCGCCCTGTGGGACCAGCTCGATGCGCTCGGCTTCCTCGACGCACTCGTGCCCGAGGAGAAAGGCGGTTCGGGTATGCGCCTCGCCGCGGCGGCGGGCGCGCTGTTCGAATTCGGCGCGCATGCGCTGCCGCTACCCGCCGCGCACACCATGATCGCGCGCGACCTGCTTGCACGCGCGGGCGTCGAAGCGCCGCGAGGTCCCATCGCGATTGCGCTTGGCAATGCCTTGCGGCAGGGCACGGCGTTCGTGCCCTACGGTCTCGTGGCCGACACGCTCATCGTCGAAACCGCCGATGGCGCGAGTCTCGTCCCGCTCGCCAGCGCCGAATTGCGCGCGCACGGCGACAGCCTCGACGCCACCGTGACCTACCCCGCGCAAGCGGCGTGCGCGCTGCCCGCAACCGTGCGTGGCGTGGGCGAACTGGGCGCGCTCGCCACAGCGGCAACGATGGCAGGCGGCATGCAGCGTGTATTCGACATGACGCTCGGCTATGTGAACGAGCGCCAGCAGTTCGGCCGCTCGCTCGGCAAGTTCCAGGCCGTGCAGCAGCAGCTGAGCGTCATGGCCGAGCACGTGGCCGCCACGCGCGTCGCGGCCCAGCTGGGCTGCGCGGGCCACCACACTTCGGAGCAGCGCATCGCGGCGGCCATTGCGAAAGCGCGCGCAAGCCGTGCCGCGCCGCTGGTGGCGAACGGTGCGCACGCGCTGGTGGGCGCGATGGGGATCACCGCCGAGTACGACCTGCAGCTCTATACGCGGCGGTTGCACGCGCAACGTCTTCAATATGGATCGGAGTCGTTCTGGGACGATGTGGTCGGCACGCACGCTATCGATCATTGGAGCAACGTGGCCGCGGGTGTCATCGGCATTTACGATGCGCTCGACGAAGCGGCCGCGCAGGGGACGTAAGCGCGCGCGACCGTGAACATCACGCCACGCCGACGCGCTCGACTACGACATCGAGTAGCACGTTCGCTCCGTCGATGAGCTGATCGTCGTCCGTATGCTCACGCGGGTTGTGGCTAATGCCGCCGCGGCTCGGCACGAAGATCATCGCGGCGGGCGCGATACGCGCAATCATCTGTGCGTCATGGCCCGCGCCCGACGTCATGCGCCGGTTCGAGAAGCCCCGGCGTTCGGCGGCGGCTTCGATGGCCTGCGCGAGCGCCGCGTCGAATACCACCGGCTCGAAACGCACGAGCCGCTCCGTTTCGATTTTCACGCCTTCCTTGCGCGCCACCTCGCCCATAAATTGCGCGAGGCGGCGCTCGGCGTCCCGCAAACGCTGCTCGTCAGGGTCACGCAGATCCACCGTGAAAACGGCTTTGCGAGGGATGACATTGATGACATTCGGCTCGATGCTCAACATGCCGATGGTGGCGAGCGTCGTGCCGCTCTCCACCGCGAGCGCGCGCAAAAACGTCGAAACCGCCGCAGCCACCCAGCCCGCGTCGTGGCGCAGATGCGTAGGCGTCGTTCCCGCGTGATTCGCGTTACCCTGCACCGTCACGCGCTGCCACGAAATGCCCTGCAGATTTTCGACCACGCCAATGCGCACGTTTTCCGCTTCGAGAATCGGTCCCTGCTCGATATGCAGTTCGAAATATTCGTGCGGCACAATCGCACCGGGTTCCATCTCGCCTGCGTAGCCGATACGAACCAGTTCGTCGCCAAGACGGGTTCCGTCGATGCCGCGCGCGTCAAGCGCCGCTTCCACGCCAAGGCCGCCGGCGTACACGAGCGAGCCCATCATATCCGGCTGGTAGCGCACGCCCTCTTCGTTCGTAAACGCACCCACGGCGATGGACCTACCCGGCTTCACGCCCGCTTCGCGAAACGCCCGCACTACCGCCAGCCCGGCAAGCACGCCGTAGCATCCGTCGAGCGCACCCGCATTGCGCACGGTGTCGATGTGGGAACCCATCATCAGCGGACGTTGTGCTTCGTCGTCAGCGCCCGATCGCAATGTCCCGAACACATTGCCGATCCGGTCGATGCGTACCTCGAGATCGAGTTCGCGCATCCACGCCACCACACGGTCGCGTCCGGCCTTCTCGTCGTCGGTGAGCGCGATGCGCGTGCGCCCGCCGGCTTGTGCGTCTGCGCCAATCTCACCCAGTTCACGCAGTTGCCGAAGCAGCACTTCGCCGTTCAGTTTCAGCGTATTCATGATTTGTTGATCCCAACCTGCAAGGCCAGGCGCGCGACTTCCGCGAAATAGCGTGCACCCGTCATCAGGATATCGTCGTTGAAATCGTAGCTGGCGTTATGCAGCGGGATACCGCCGCGCTCCGGCACGTCGCCGTTGCCGATGAAGATGAAATTGCCCGGCACGGCTTGCAGGAACGCGCCGAAATCCTCGGAAATCATCATCGGCTGCACGTTCGGGTCCACGGCGGCGTCGCCCGCCACGTTGCGCGCAGCGTTTACCGCCAGGTCGACGAACTGCTCCGAATTGACCGTTGGCGCAAACTCGTGCGTGTACTCGAAGCTGCACTCGGCGCCGTACGTCCGGCAGATGCCGACGCTGATCTCACGCATGCGCGTTTCGAGCAGCGCTTGCACAGCCTCCGAATAGCTGCGCGTATCGCCCTTGATGATCACGTTCGAAGGAATCACATTGCGAATGCCGTCGGTGATGAACTCCGTGCAGGAGATCACCGCTTGCAGGCTCGGGTCTAGATTGCGCGACACGATCGTTTGCAGCGCGAGGACGATTTGCGAAGCAATGACGATCGGGTCCGCGCCCATATGCGGGCGCGCCGCGTGCGTACCACGCCCCTTGATATGGATAACGAAGTTATCCTCGCTCGCCATGATGCCGACCGCGCGCGTGGCGAACGTGCCAGCGGGCATGCCCGGCATGTTGTGCGCGCCGAAGATCGCATCGACGGGAAAGCGTTCGAACAGCCCGTCGGCCATCATCGCCTTGGCGCCGCGACCATGCTCCTCGGCCGGCTGGAAGATGAAGCGCACCGTGCCGTTGAAATCGCGCCGCTCGGCGAGCAGCCGCGCCGCGCCGAGAACCATCGACATATGGCCGTCATGCCCACATGCGTGCATTTTCCCCGCGTTCAACGAGGCGTGCGCGCGGCCCGGCGCCTGCTCCGCGATATTGAGCGCGTCCATGTCGGCGCGCACGCCGATCGCGCGCTTGCCGTCGCCCGCCGTGAGGTTCGCCACGAG harbors:
- a CDS encoding chemotaxis protein CheV, whose translation is MKSVQQHGVDERTTLTSNNRLELLLFRLGSARKGAARGLYGINVFKIREIATMPELTPIAGSPEHLAGAVDIRGQIIPVIDIGSMIGSVSEKPPGILLVTEFSRGTQALAVEEVEDIVRLEWSEVLSAESSGTTGYVTGVARINPGTENARLAQLLDVEQIMRDAFPEQHTEVRADAVGEAVRLAGGRILAADDSGFARALIGQALTALEVPHVIAHNGQAAWTILQQMAADAQNEGIPVRDKVSLVITDLEMPEMDGFMLTRKIKADQRLKHLPVLIHSSLSGSANEAHARNAGANGYVSKFAPAELSAAIRKALAA
- a CDS encoding IclR family transcriptional regulator, whose protein sequence is MAHHPEDREPGTESTASPGPRATTRIVQVLRILADHPQGATLTELADLSATPKTSLLALLRALTHAHYLTHNGGKYALGVEAFKLGAAIVAQRRFPEIARPVMERLALEAGETILIGQLASDRPSMVYVMSAESRNAIRFIAGMGERRELFSSSGGRVLLAAMSEAQQTEYFRTAELRAHTPATRTQKRELKALLKEVAETGVAVTVEQSSADVVGFAAPIRDESGAVIAALVMGTPVSRGVPGMERFKALIARGAVEVSALLGYAGPSTLAFSKPAA
- a CDS encoding CaiB/BaiF CoA transferase family protein is translated as MQQTKAASPSQSTKTQAQPQRARPLEGIRVLDLSRVLAGPWCTQNLADLGAQVIKIERPGPGDETRAWGPPYLRDEAGRDTVESAYYQCANRGKLSMAVDIAAPEGAALIRELARQCDVLVENFKVGGLKKYGLDYESLAALNPALIYCSVTGFGQSGPLAHRAGYDFLIQGMGGLMSVTGEPDETPGGGPQKVGVAVTDLMAGMYATTGVLAAVIERQRSGLGQHIDIALLDCQLAMLANQSMNYLCSGEVPRRLGNAHPNVVPYQTFAASDGHLILACGNDSQFRSLCGAMDLNELAADPRFATNSARSVNRVLLLPVLEQAFRTRTRDAWTGALEACGVPCGPINDVAQAFGSEHARARESVRRIAHPLAGTSPSVASPLRLSATPVQYEVPPPLLGEHTHALLGDLLGLDAARIDTLCASGAIGTGARVPTRGEHEEAV
- a CDS encoding MFS transporter, giving the protein MNANPEIAQAGAAAEAAPRRTASVIFAGSVGNVVEWFDWSVYTTFAIYFSKQFFPAENDTASLLATFAVFAVGFFMRPLGGWVIGGFSDRFGRRAALTLTIMMMAGSSLLISVLPTYATIGVLAPVLMTVLRMVQGLSVGGEYGAATTFLAESAPAKHRGLYGSFLFFSIAAGLLLASGLASVMTNVMPKEALVAWGWRIPFFIGGCGSLAGFWMRRNVGETHAFEQLRRSGRIERRSLWWTWTQHRTAVLRLVGISVLGAFSFYLFISFMPIYAIRHAGATPADAFLASTLSIAIFMLAQPFFGALSDRFGRRPQLMVFAAAYLVFLYPVVRSIGPSITSMLLVECFGLLTYGLYSAIAPAIMAELFSTAVRGIGIGAAYNLVVALLGGTTPYLMTWLQSQQREGWFLAYVCAGAAVSLFAYWRMPETAGKPLD
- a CDS encoding MaoC family dehydratase; amino-acid sequence: MTTHEDAQLLGRGFYWQELQAGQRFRTFRRTVTETDLVNFISATGMLEAIFIDAHFEHGAMSGRPVPGALTSGLIEGLLFQTMVQGTGLAMLEFSMKAHAPVLVNDTIYGVVEVEEVKPTSKHNRAVVTSRVDVRNQRDELVLSYTVKRMLAGRPE
- a CDS encoding acyl-CoA dehydrogenase family protein, which produces MNDPFALRTIPPEDEALRAPVRAFLEQALKGIPPAVRARSWLGFDANFSRQLAAQGWLGLTLPHEYGGGGRSPFARFVLVEELLAAGAPVSAHWIADRQSGPLIARYGTEEQKAFYLPRICKAEAFFCIGMSEPNAGSDLASVRTRAERTATGWRLSGRKVWTTNAPHSHFMIALVRTSGAPEDRHRGLSQLIVDLSLPGVHVAPIRDLAGDAHFSEVTFDDVELPESALIGTEGAGWEQVTAELAFERSGPERIYSSIVLLEEWAHALREDARATHTPVGESERRTLGAFVTELATLRAMSVAVTGALADGASPATQAALVKDLGTSFEQSVPTLIGDALGAHPQRAVTRELADTLDYVTKIAPSYSLRGGTREILRGMIARGLGLR
- a CDS encoding acyl-CoA dehydrogenase family protein, which produces MDDMLTESAHHVLERHCTPQFVRTVEAARERNAGRALWDQLDALGFLDALVPEEKGGSGMRLAAAAGALFEFGAHALPLPAAHTMIARDLLARAGVEAPRGPIAIALGNALRQGTAFVPYGLVADTLIVETADGASLVPLASAELRAHGDSLDATVTYPAQAACALPATVRGVGELGALATAATMAGGMQRVFDMTLGYVNERQQFGRSLGKFQAVQQQLSVMAEHVAATRVAAQLGCAGHHTSEQRIAAAIAKARASRAAPLVANGAHALVGAMGITAEYDLQLYTRRLHAQRLQYGSESFWDDVVGTHAIDHWSNVAAGVIGIYDALDEAAAQGT
- a CDS encoding Zn-dependent hydrolase, which gives rise to MNTLKLNGEVLLRQLRELGEIGADAQAGGRTRIALTDDEKAGRDRVVAWMRELDLEVRIDRIGNVFGTLRSGADDEAQRPLMMGSHIDTVRNAGALDGCYGVLAGLAVVRAFREAGVKPGRSIAVGAFTNEEGVRYQPDMMGSLVYAGGLGVEAALDARGIDGTRLGDELVRIGYAGEMEPGAIVPHEYFELHIEQGPILEAENVRIGVVENLQGISWQRVTVQGNANHAGTTPTHLRHDAGWVAAAVSTFLRALAVESGTTLATIGMLSIEPNVINVIPRKAVFTVDLRDPDEQRLRDAERRLAQFMGEVARKEGVKIETERLVRFEPVVFDAALAQAIEAAAERRGFSNRRMTSGAGHDAQMIARIAPAAMIFVPSRGGISHNPREHTDDDQLIDGANVLLDVVVERVGVA
- a CDS encoding M20 aminoacylase family protein translates to MESTLQGQLKSWRQYLHQRPETGFEEIHTADYVAKILETLGLDVHRGIGGTGLVANLTAGDGKRAIGVRADMDALNIAEQAPGRAHASLNAGKMHACGHDGHMSMVLGAARLLAERRDFNGTVRFIFQPAEEHGRGAKAMMADGLFERFPVDAIFGAHNMPGMPAGTFATRAVGIMASEDNFVIHIKGRGTHAARPHMGADPIVIASQIVLALQTIVSRNLDPSLQAVISCTEFITDGIRNVIPSNVIIKGDTRSYSEAVQALLETRMREISVGICRTYGAECSFEYTHEFAPTVNSEQFVDLAVNAARNVAGDAAVDPNVQPMMISEDFGAFLQAVPGNFIFIGNGDVPERGGIPLHNASYDFNDDILMTGARYFAEVARLALQVGINKS